In Streptomyces qaidamensis, one DNA window encodes the following:
- the glgB gene encoding 1,4-alpha-glucan branching enzyme — MTPRPESSGSRPKGTAGEKIPEQPTAAQQKSAAKKTAVPKQAAAKKAAPAKATAKKAAAGKTTVGKTVAKKAATKKASAEKTAAEKTAVEKTAAGTAATAKKTAVKNAAAKKTAGKKAAAKKATTVKAAAAKTTAVKATAAKSTAVKATAAKSTTAESIAGKAAAAKSPAAKNTAKKAPARKSAAAKSTAAETTAAKAPAKKAAGKKAAPSQSAVAKTPARTTTAGAPAEKALAKKSAVKKAPVRKAAAEKAPAGKAASAQVVPPEMEVAVSPAVDAADRERLLGGTHHDPHGVLGAHPVPGGVAFRAFRPYALSVTVVAGELRAELHDDGEGFFSGVLPLREVPAYRLIVEYEGTVLETEDAYRFLPTLGDLDLHLIGEGRHEELWTALGAHPMTHEGVTGTRFAVWAPNARGVRVAGTFNFWDGTGHVMRSLGSSGVWELFLPDVGEGELYKFEITRPDGSRTMRADPLARRTEVPPATSSVITSSAYEWGDAEWLARRAEAPAHKAPFSVYEVHLASWRPGLTYRQLAEQLPGYVKNLGFTHVELMPVAEHPFGGSWGYQVTGFYAPTARLGTPDDFRYLVDRLHQAGIGVLMDWVPAHFPRDAWALAEFDGRPLYEHEDPLRAAHPDWGTLEFDFGRNEVRNFLVANAVYWCEEFHIDGLRVDAVASMLYLDYSREPGQWTPNEHGGRENLDAVAFLQEMNATVYRRVPGVVTIAEESTAWDGVTRATHHKGPSGFGGLGFGLKWNMGWMHDSLQYMSHEPVHRKYHHGEMTFSMVYAYSENYVLPISHDEVVHGKRSLVSKMPGDWWQQRAGVRAYLGFMWAHPGKQLLFMGQEFAQGAEWSEAHGPDWWLLDPGYGAEPDHRGVRDLVRDLNTVYRATPALWRLDTDPAGFEWIVGDAADDNVLAFLRLDPEGVPVLAVSNFAPVTRPDYRLGVPEDVPAWHEAVNTDAARYGGSDVTHPDPVKPEPQPWHGRPASIRLTLPPLATVWLRPA; from the coding sequence GTGACCCCCCGCCCTGAGTCCAGCGGTTCGCGCCCCAAGGGGACCGCCGGGGAGAAGATCCCCGAGCAGCCCACGGCCGCCCAGCAGAAGAGCGCCGCGAAGAAGACGGCGGTGCCCAAACAGGCAGCGGCGAAGAAGGCGGCCCCCGCCAAGGCGACCGCCAAGAAGGCCGCCGCCGGCAAGACCACCGTCGGCAAGACCGTGGCCAAGAAGGCGGCGACGAAGAAGGCGTCCGCCGAGAAGACGGCCGCCGAGAAGACAGCGGTCGAGAAGACGGCGGCCGGGACGGCGGCGACGGCGAAGAAGACCGCCGTCAAGAACGCGGCTGCGAAGAAGACGGCCGGGAAGAAGGCGGCCGCCAAGAAGGCCACGACGGTCAAGGCGGCGGCGGCCAAGACCACTGCCGTGAAGGCCACGGCCGCAAAGTCCACTGCCGTGAAGGCCACGGCCGCAAAGTCCACGACCGCGGAAAGCATCGCCGGCAAGGCGGCGGCTGCGAAGTCCCCTGCGGCGAAGAACACCGCGAAGAAGGCTCCCGCCAGAAAGTCCGCCGCCGCCAAGAGCACCGCTGCCGAGACCACCGCCGCCAAGGCCCCCGCCAAGAAGGCCGCCGGGAAGAAGGCCGCCCCCTCCCAGAGCGCCGTCGCCAAGACCCCCGCGAGGACGACCACCGCCGGCGCGCCCGCGGAGAAGGCCCTCGCCAAGAAGAGCGCGGTCAAGAAGGCACCGGTCCGGAAGGCCGCGGCCGAGAAGGCCCCTGCCGGGAAGGCCGCGTCCGCCCAGGTCGTTCCGCCGGAGATGGAGGTCGCCGTCTCGCCCGCCGTCGACGCGGCGGACCGGGAGCGGCTGCTCGGCGGCACGCACCACGACCCGCACGGCGTGCTCGGCGCGCACCCGGTTCCCGGCGGCGTCGCCTTCCGGGCGTTCCGGCCGTACGCCCTGTCGGTGACCGTCGTCGCCGGGGAACTGCGGGCCGAGCTGCACGACGACGGGGAGGGGTTCTTCTCCGGCGTGCTGCCACTGCGGGAGGTCCCGGCGTACCGGCTGATCGTGGAGTACGAGGGGACGGTCCTGGAGACCGAGGACGCGTACCGCTTCCTGCCCACGCTGGGCGACCTCGACCTGCACCTGATCGGCGAGGGCCGGCACGAGGAGCTGTGGACGGCGCTGGGCGCGCACCCGATGACCCACGAGGGCGTGACCGGCACCCGGTTCGCGGTGTGGGCGCCGAACGCGCGCGGTGTGCGCGTGGCCGGCACCTTCAACTTCTGGGACGGCACCGGGCACGTCATGCGGTCGCTGGGCTCGTCCGGGGTGTGGGAGCTGTTCCTGCCGGACGTCGGCGAGGGCGAGCTGTACAAGTTCGAGATCACCCGGCCCGACGGTTCGAGGACGATGCGTGCCGACCCGCTGGCCCGCCGCACGGAGGTGCCGCCCGCGACGTCGTCGGTCATCACGTCCTCGGCGTACGAGTGGGGCGACGCCGAGTGGCTGGCCCGGCGCGCCGAGGCCCCGGCGCACAAGGCGCCGTTCTCGGTGTACGAGGTGCATCTGGCGTCCTGGCGACCTGGCCTGACGTACCGTCAACTGGCCGAGCAGCTCCCGGGGTACGTGAAGAACCTGGGTTTCACGCACGTCGAGCTGATGCCGGTCGCGGAGCACCCGTTCGGCGGCTCCTGGGGCTACCAGGTGACCGGCTTCTACGCGCCGACGGCCCGGCTGGGCACGCCGGACGACTTCCGGTACCTGGTCGACAGGCTGCACCAGGCCGGCATCGGCGTCCTCATGGACTGGGTGCCGGCGCACTTCCCGCGTGACGCGTGGGCGCTGGCCGAGTTCGACGGCCGGCCGCTGTACGAACACGAGGATCCGCTACGGGCCGCGCACCCCGACTGGGGCACGCTGGAGTTCGACTTCGGGCGCAACGAGGTGCGCAACTTCCTCGTCGCGAACGCCGTGTACTGGTGCGAGGAGTTCCACATCGACGGCCTGCGCGTGGACGCCGTCGCCTCGATGCTCTACCTCGACTACTCGCGCGAGCCGGGCCAGTGGACGCCCAACGAGCACGGCGGCCGGGAAAACCTGGACGCGGTGGCGTTCCTCCAGGAGATGAACGCGACGGTGTACCGCAGGGTGCCCGGCGTGGTCACGATCGCCGAGGAGTCCACCGCCTGGGACGGGGTCACCCGGGCCACCCACCACAAGGGCCCGAGCGGCTTCGGCGGGCTGGGGTTCGGGCTGAAGTGGAACATGGGCTGGATGCACGACTCGCTCCAGTACATGAGCCACGAGCCGGTGCACCGCAAGTACCACCACGGGGAGATGACCTTCTCCATGGTGTACGCGTACAGCGAGAACTACGTGCTGCCGATCTCCCACGACGAGGTCGTGCACGGCAAGCGGTCCCTGGTGTCGAAGATGCCGGGCGACTGGTGGCAGCAGCGCGCCGGGGTGCGGGCCTACCTCGGCTTCATGTGGGCCCACCCGGGCAAGCAACTGCTGTTCATGGGGCAGGAGTTCGCGCAGGGCGCCGAGTGGTCCGAGGCGCACGGCCCCGACTGGTGGCTGCTGGACCCGGGCTACGGGGCGGAGCCCGACCACCGGGGCGTGCGTGACCTGGTCCGCGACCTCAACACCGTCTACCGGGCTACCCCCGCGCTGTGGCGCCTGGACACGGACCCGGCCGGTTTCGAGTGGATCGTCGGGGACGCCGCCGACGACAACGTCCTCGCGTTCCTGCGGCTGGACCCGGAGGGCGTCCCGGTGCTGGCGGTGTCCAACTTCGCGCCGGTCACCCGCCCGGACTACCGCCTGGGCGTCCCCGAGGACGTGCCCGCCTGGCACGAGGCCGTCAACACCGACGCGGCCCGCTACGGCGGCAGCGACGTCACCCACCCCGACCCGGTCAAGCCGGAACCCCAGCCCTGGCACGGCCGCCCGGCGAGCATCCGCCTGACCCTGCCGCCCCTGGCGACGGTGTGGCTGCGGCCGGCGTAG
- a CDS encoding maltokinase N-terminal cap-like domain-containing protein, whose translation MSEAVTRTVTTPPGLLASLDPLLREWLPRQRWFAGKGRPVTGFTLVEATELLPATSKLGLYHLLVRAHQPVVPSHGAPGHPGDCYQLLIGVREALPPRLAPALIGHVPTGPLAGRTVYDAVHDTRPSELLLEALRTRARVGRLRFDRDPGQDIRSGLVPRVVTAEQSNSSIVYGDTFILKLLRRIVPGVNPDLELPLALAREGCPRVPAPTAWMVADIAPSADPVVAAGPVDPAGQPYVLGVLQPFLQGASDGWELALRELAKGEDFSAEARALGRATAEVHTALARALPTVTLGHMQLQLMVDGMIERLDAAVQAVAALRPYAGGLRSAFTALGDLATEGRTWTAQRVHGDLHLGQCLRSPSGEWWLIDFEGEPARPLAERRMPQPAVRDVAGMLRSFDYAARSADPPQAGWADTCRAAYCSGYAEASGRDPRTDPVLLRAYETDKAIYEVVYEARHRPDWLPVPLAAIDRLASTGHLT comes from the coding sequence ATGTCGGAAGCCGTCACACGCACCGTCACCACCCCGCCCGGCCTCCTTGCCTCCCTCGATCCGCTGCTGCGGGAATGGCTGCCGCGGCAGCGCTGGTTCGCGGGCAAGGGCCGGCCGGTCACCGGGTTCACGCTCGTCGAGGCCACCGAGCTCCTTCCGGCCACGTCCAAGCTGGGCCTGTACCACCTGCTCGTCCGCGCTCATCAGCCCGTCGTGCCGTCCCACGGGGCACCCGGTCACCCCGGTGACTGCTACCAGCTGCTGATAGGCGTGCGCGAGGCGCTGCCGCCTCGGCTGGCGCCCGCGCTCATCGGACACGTGCCGACGGGACCGCTGGCCGGCCGGACGGTCTACGACGCCGTGCACGACACCAGGCCGTCCGAGCTGCTCCTGGAGGCGCTGCGCACCCGGGCCCGCGTCGGCAGGCTGCGCTTCGACCGGGATCCCGGCCAGGACATCCGCTCGGGTCTTGTGCCGCGTGTGGTGACCGCCGAGCAGTCCAACTCGTCGATCGTCTACGGAGATACGTTCATCCTGAAGCTGCTTCGCCGGATCGTGCCCGGAGTCAATCCCGATCTGGAACTGCCGCTCGCGCTCGCCCGCGAGGGCTGCCCCCGGGTGCCCGCGCCGACGGCCTGGATGGTCGCGGACATCGCCCCCTCGGCGGACCCGGTCGTCGCGGCGGGCCCGGTCGACCCCGCCGGCCAGCCGTACGTCCTGGGCGTGCTGCAGCCGTTCCTCCAGGGCGCCTCCGACGGCTGGGAACTGGCGCTGCGCGAACTCGCCAAGGGCGAGGACTTCAGCGCCGAGGCGCGGGCTCTCGGCCGGGCCACCGCCGAGGTGCACACCGCGCTGGCCCGGGCGTTGCCGACCGTCACCCTCGGTCACATGCAGCTCCAGCTCATGGTCGACGGCATGATCGAGCGGCTGGACGCGGCCGTCCAGGCGGTGGCCGCGCTGCGGCCGTACGCCGGCGGGCTGCGGTCCGCGTTCACCGCGCTGGGCGATCTGGCCACCGAGGGCCGCACCTGGACCGCCCAGCGGGTACACGGCGATCTGCACCTCGGCCAGTGCCTGCGCTCGCCGTCCGGCGAGTGGTGGCTGATCGACTTCGAGGGCGAGCCGGCCCGGCCGCTGGCCGAGCGGCGCATGCCGCAGCCGGCGGTGCGGGACGTCGCCGGCATGCTGCGGTCCTTCGACTACGCGGCCCGCTCGGCCGACCCGCCCCAGGCGGGCTGGGCCGACACCTGCCGCGCCGCCTACTGCTCCGGCTACGCGGAGGCCTCCGGCCGCGATCCGCGCACCGACCCGGTGCTGCTGCGCGCCTACGAGACGGACAAGGCGATCTACGAGGTGGTGTACGAGGCCCGGCACCGCCCCGACTGGCTGCCGGTGCCCCTGGCCGCCATAGACCGTCTCGCCTCGACCGGCCACCTGACCTGA